In the Arachis hypogaea cultivar Tifrunner chromosome 20, arahy.Tifrunner.gnm2.J5K5, whole genome shotgun sequence genome, CACTaacaaaaatgaataagaaaacatGGTATGTAATCTGTTAATAACGTGCGCGTTGGGTTTCTTTGATGCTTTGCAAAGTGGAATCTCATGGGTCCCCTCACTTCACTAAGTGCCTGTGGGTACCCATCTCCCATCATGGATTTAGAGATttaatcatttaatttaattttaatgtacaactTGGATCCCAAACaaagaatgaaaaaagaaaaaaaaatgaaggagTAGAGAAGATCCCTTGGGAGACTACAAATCTGCATCTGCGTTTTGCTTTATTCTCTTACCCTTTCTGTTCCTCTCCTCTGACACCCCCATTAACGGTTTATTGTCCTTCTTTATCATTTTCTGATTATTAACAATAACAATATGTGTACGTATATACATGTGTACAAGTATAGAAGCAAATTGTTACATTAAATGGAAATTACCTATATCGGAGTCAATAGACATGCACATACATGCTGGCTTTTTGTCCCTTTCATTTGGAACTTTTATCACTCCATCACTTTTACGTTCCTTGCCATGCTTTCTTACTTTAATTTGTCTCATATCCATCTAATAATTTACTGCATTGGAGACTCAGTTCTTAGGGATTCTTCCCTCGACCAAGTATATATAGTAACGTCATCTAATATAAATAACCGATCAAGAATAATATATAGGGTCATAAATTTGTTGAAGCACTAAAGATTTCCTACTCAATTCTGCTTTAGTTCTTGGATTTCGAATGTCCTTCATATATTCGAAAtccattattataataataaccaTCGAAATTAAAATCCACTATAATAGCAGGCCCATCACGTGAAACTATATTAGGTAGATATATATAAAAAGCCTCGTACGTATGTTATcgatgttaattaattaattaataagctTAGCTTGTAATGGTTTGAACCAAGTTGGGTTTGTCTAgtagttagctcactagtccgcttaaacaagtgttgggGGTTCGAATCCTGCCGCCTTATGTATGCAGTAACTCATTGGCCAGCGATACATTTATTCCTCCCCATTGTACTCCTTCATTAAAATAAACATCCAATTAAAATATGACACATCAGAGAGAGtaacttacatattattttagagaGGATAAGATAGCATTCACCTAAATTTTAATGACTATTCAACATTTCTCGATATATATATTCGTTTGAAAACATGGCACTAAGGCAATGGGCAGTAGAAgaggtttgtttgtttgtttgtgtttGGAAGAGAATATATAGTATTATGATCATCATAACCTAGAAACTCATCATCTCATTTGATGGCTTGAGCAGGTACCTGATCATAATCAAGAATGGAGAAGCAGAAGGAGGAAGGGGGAGTAAAGTGCCCTCGATGTGATTCATCAAACACCAAGTTTTGTTACTACAACAACTACAGCTTGTCACAGCCAAGGCACTTCTGCAAAGCCTGCAAGAGATACTGGACAAGAGGTGGAACCCTCAGAAACGTTCCTGTTGGCGGCGGTTCCAGGAAGAACAAGCGTCGTCTCAACCACCCACACCCAAACACTACTTCTTCTCAGATCAACAACAACAACGATGATGTGAATCTCCCCTCCTTATTCCACACCTTCACTTCTGATGCTGCTCTTCAAAATAATCATGtctttgctgcttcttcttcaagctATGATTCTATCTTGTTACCTCCAACTATGATGCCGATGCAACAAAACCTCATCAATGGTGGTTATTATTGCCAAAACCAGATCGAGCAGCAGCATCATGTGCCTAATTTCTCTGATCCAAATTCTCTTTATTATTGGAGTAATGCTTTCACTTCTTGGAACAACGATAATAATCATCATCTTACTTCTCTCATCTAAGACaatctttttttttgcttcaaattaaaagaaaaagaaaaaagggtaaAAGTGGGGTTTGGATCGGAGTGATCATGTCAGCTGCTTCTTTTAAAGTCCCTAGCATTACTGATTACTACTGCGCCGAGATGAACCTCGGATCCTCTCAATTCTACTCTCACCACCGTGAATTTCATCACTCTCTCTCATCGAATAGGTTcgtcttttaattttcttctcattattatgtatgtatatatgcacCAGTCACATTTAATTTCTTTACTTTGATTTTTGACATGTATTATCCggtacaaaaatgctatttgtacaccaaaatcagctactaaaatcagcaactaatgtatttgtgtatagatatatgtgtggtttaatttattttcaatgtgtatttgtatttcaacatgtattttatactggtagctgattttgatggctgattttggtgtaacTCTATTGCGTATATGCTGTATGTGCTGTAAGAAAAAAGGGAACTACTATTAGTTCCATTTTTGTTCATGGCGGAGGgacaatttatatatttattactttGCTTTGTTGTTGGATGTTTCACTTATGCAGTGTTCTTATTATTCATCTTAATTTGGTTCAACTTTGTTGCGCTTTGTGGTCCATAACTTTTACTTATAgttgcaaattaaattaaatcatcaTGCTAAAATAAAATGGCGAATGTGTGTAATATTGCTTTCTATACACAGCATTGAATTCCTTTTACACTAGATTTTTTTTCTCTGTCACTCTAATTTCATATGAAATCTGTCTA is a window encoding:
- the LOC112784198 gene encoding dof zinc finger protein DOF4.1 codes for the protein MEKQKEEGGVKCPRCDSSNTKFCYYNNYSLSQPRHFCKACKRYWTRGGTLRNVPVGGGSRKNKRRLNHPHPNTTSSQINNNNDDVNLPSLFHTFTSDAALQNNHVFAASSSSYDSILLPPTMMPMQQNLINGGYYCQNQIEQQHHVPNFSDPNSLYYWSNAFTSWNNDNNHHLTSLI